A window from Dromaius novaehollandiae isolate bDroNov1 chromosome 1, bDroNov1.hap1, whole genome shotgun sequence encodes these proteins:
- the ACTR6 gene encoding actin-related protein 6 encodes MATLVLDNGAYNAKIGYSHAHVSVIPNCQFRSKTARLKTFTANQLDEIKDPSGLFYILPFQKGYLVNWDVQRQVWDYLFGKEMYQVDFVDTNIIITEPYFNFSSIQESMNEILFEEYQFQAVLRVNAGALSAHRYFRDNPSELCCIIVDSGYSFTHIVPYCRSKKKKEAIIRINVGGKLLTNHLKEIISYRQLHVMDETHVINQVKEDVCYVSQDFYKDMEIAKLKGEENTVMVDYVLPDFSTIKKGFCKPREEMVLSGKYKTGEQILRLTNERFAVPEILFNPSDIGIQEMGIPEAIVHSIQNLPEEMQPHFFKNIVLTGGNTLFPGFRDRVYSEVRCLTPTDYDVSVVLPENPITYSWEGGKLISENDDFEDMVVTREDYEEHGHNICEEKFDI; translated from the exons ATGGCGACGCTGGTGCTGGACAACGGCGCCTACAACGCCAAGATCGGCTACAGCCACGCGCACGTCAG CGTCATTCCCAACTGTCAGTTCAGATCAAAGACGGCGCGCTTGAAAACTTTTACAGCCAACCAACTGGATGAAATTAAAGATCCGTCTGGCCTTTTTTATATTCTCCCTTTTCAGAAA GGTTACTTGGTGAACTGGGATGTCCAGAGACAGGTTTGGGATTatctttttggaaaagaaatgtatcag GTGGATTTTGTAGATACCAATATTATTATCACTGAACCTTATTTTAACTTCAGTTCAATACAAGAATCTATGaatgaaattttatttgaagaataTCAATTCCAAGCAGTTCTTAGAGTAAATG ctggtGCTCTTAGCGCGCATAGATATTTCCGGGATAATCCATCTGAGCTATGTTGTATCATTGTGGACAGTGGCTACTCTTTTACACACATTGTACCTTATTGTAgaagtaaaaagaagaaagaggcaaTTATCAG GATCAATGTCGGAGGAAAACTCTTAACCAACCATTTAAAGGAGATCATCTCTTACAG GCAGCTACATGTTATGGATGAAACGCATGTGATTAATCAAGTGAAAGAAGATGTGTGTTATGTGTCTCAAGACTTTTACAAGGACATGGAGATTGCCAA actgaaaggagaggaaaatacaGTAATGGTAGATTATGTTTTGCCAGACTTCAGCACAATCAAAAAAGGATTTTGTAAG CCAAGGGAAGAAATGGTGTTAAGTGGAAAATACAAGACTGGTGAACAAATACTTCGTCTAACAAATGAAAGATTTGCAGTTCCAGAAATACTCTTCAATCCTTCAGATATTGGCATTCAAGAGATGGGAATTCCTGAAGCCATTGTCCATTCTATTCAAAACTTGCCTGAAG AAATGCAGCCTCATTTCTTCAAGAATATAGTTCTGACTGGAGGAAACACCCTTTTCCCGGGCTTCAGAGATCGGGTCTATTCTGAAGTTCGATGCCTTACTCCAACTGATTACGACGTTTCTGTTGTTCTCCCTGAAAA TCCTATTACTTATTCCTGGGAAGGTGGGAAGCTCATTTCTGAAAATGATGATTTTGAAGATATGGTAGTAACTAGAGAAGATTATGAAGAACACGGACACAATATCTGTGAAGAGAAATTTGATATATAG